From Oncorhynchus keta strain PuntledgeMale-10-30-2019 chromosome 25, Oket_V2, whole genome shotgun sequence, one genomic window encodes:
- the agpat9l gene encoding glycerol-3-phosphate acyltransferase 3-like isoform X1, translating to MEDFWVVVLAGLKVWVYLIVALLMVPAMFGFSLGISETYMKILVKTLEWATLRIQTVNKEQHIIESSSSNGLIQRDDGSMEEALGELRRSRPKPPVGGDFTLSDCFYFYRRGIEDIVEDEVTQRFSSEELVSWNLLTRTNIDFQYISLKLTMVWGLGVFIRYCILAPLRITLASIGLTWLVIGTTAVGFLPNWRLKSWLSDWVHVMCYRICARGLSCTIHYYNKENRPRKGGICVANHTSPIDIVILCNDGCYAMVGQSHGGLMGVLQRAMARSCPHIWFERADMKDRHLVAKRLTDHVNDNTKLPILIFPEGTCINNTSVMMFKKGSFEIGGTIYPVAIKYDPQFGDAFWNSTKYNMVSYLLRMMTSWAIVCNVWYLPAMNQQAGEDAVQFANRVKSAIAHRGGLVDLSWDGGLKRAKVKDVFKEEQQKMYSSMVVGSEEDNSSHSD from the exons ATGGAGGATTTCTGGGTGGTGGTCCTGGCAGGGCTGAAGGTGTGGGTCTACCTCATTGTGGCTCTTCTCATGGTGCCTGCCATGTTTGGCTTCTCCCTGGGCATCTCTGAGACATACATGAAGATCCTGGTCAAAACCCTTGAG TGGGCCACGTTGAGGATCCAGACAGTCAACAAAGAGCAGCATATAATCGAATCCTCCTCATCCAACG GCCTCATCCAGAGGGATGATGGTTCTATGGAGGAGGCGCTTGGGGAGTTGAGGCGCAGTCGCCCTAAACCACCAGTAGGAGGGGACTTCACACTCAGCGACTGTTTCTACTTCTACAGACGAGGCATCGAGGACATCGTAGAGGATGAG GTGACCCAGCGGTTTTCGTCAGAGGAGCTGGTGTCGTGGAACCTGCTAACTCGCACCAACATCGACTTCCAGTACATCAGCCTCAAACTGACTATGGTCTGGGGCCTGGGCGTGTTCATACGCTACTGCATCCTGGCTCCACTCAG GATCACGCTGGCATCTATAGGCCTGACCTGGCTGGTGATAGGAACCACTGCTGTAGGATTCCTCCCTAACTGGAG GCTGAAGTCCTGGCTGAGCGATTGGGTCCATGTGATGTGCTACAGGATCTGTGCCCGAGGCCTCTCCTGCACCATCCACTACTATAACAA AGAAAACAGACCCAGAAAAGGAGGAATCTGTGTGGCCAATCACACCTCCCCGATTGATATCGTAATTCTCTGCAACGATGGGTGTTACGCCATG GTGGGCCAGTCACATGGTGGTCTGATGGGAGTGCTGCAGAGGGCCATGGCCAGGTCCTGTCCTCACATCTGGTTTGAGAGAGCTGATATGAAAGATCGCCACCTGGTGGCCAAGAG GTTGACGGATCATGTGAATGACAACACAAAGCTTCCTATATTGATCTTTCCAGAAG GGACCTGTATCAACAACACATCTGTCATGATGTTCAAAAAGGGAAGTTTTGAGATTGGAGGAACAATATACCCAGTAGCCATAAAG TATGACCCTCAGTTTGGGGATGCGTTCTGGAACAGTACCAAGTACAACATGGTGAGCTACCTGCTGAGGATGATGACCAGCTGGGCTATAGTCTGCAATGTCTGGTACCTGCCAGCCATGAACCAACAG GCAGGGGAGGATGCTGTCCAGTTTGCCAACAGAGTCAAGTCTGCCATCGCACATCGGGGTGGACTAGTGGACTTGTCCTG GGATGGGGGCCTGAAGAGAGCCAAGGTGAAGGATGTGTTTAAAGAGGAGCAGCAGAAGATGTACAGCAGCATGGTGGTTGGGAGTGAGGAGGACAACAGCAGTCACAGCGACTGA
- the agpat9l gene encoding glycerol-3-phosphate acyltransferase 3-like isoform X2, whose product MEDFWVVVLAGLKVWVYLIVALLMVPAMFGFSLGISETYMKILVKTLEWATLRIQTVNKEQHIIESSSSNGLIQRDDGSMEEALGELRRSRPKPPVGGDFTLSDCFYFYRRGIEDIVEDEVTQRFSSEELVSWNLLTRTNIDFQYISLKLTMVWGLGVFIRYCILAPLRITLASIGLTWLVIGTTAVGFLPNWRLKSWLSDWVHVMCYRICARGLSCTIHYYNKENRPRKGGICVANHTSPIDIVILCNDGCYAMVGQSHGGLMGVLQRAMARSCPHIWFERADMKDRHLVAKRLTDHVNDNTKLPILIFPEASSCLSTEFVVSMTICRASTDGKSGLSESVSATLAKWISMKLPLDTDLSQCLG is encoded by the exons ATGGAGGATTTCTGGGTGGTGGTCCTGGCAGGGCTGAAGGTGTGGGTCTACCTCATTGTGGCTCTTCTCATGGTGCCTGCCATGTTTGGCTTCTCCCTGGGCATCTCTGAGACATACATGAAGATCCTGGTCAAAACCCTTGAG TGGGCCACGTTGAGGATCCAGACAGTCAACAAAGAGCAGCATATAATCGAATCCTCCTCATCCAACG GCCTCATCCAGAGGGATGATGGTTCTATGGAGGAGGCGCTTGGGGAGTTGAGGCGCAGTCGCCCTAAACCACCAGTAGGAGGGGACTTCACACTCAGCGACTGTTTCTACTTCTACAGACGAGGCATCGAGGACATCGTAGAGGATGAG GTGACCCAGCGGTTTTCGTCAGAGGAGCTGGTGTCGTGGAACCTGCTAACTCGCACCAACATCGACTTCCAGTACATCAGCCTCAAACTGACTATGGTCTGGGGCCTGGGCGTGTTCATACGCTACTGCATCCTGGCTCCACTCAG GATCACGCTGGCATCTATAGGCCTGACCTGGCTGGTGATAGGAACCACTGCTGTAGGATTCCTCCCTAACTGGAG GCTGAAGTCCTGGCTGAGCGATTGGGTCCATGTGATGTGCTACAGGATCTGTGCCCGAGGCCTCTCCTGCACCATCCACTACTATAACAA AGAAAACAGACCCAGAAAAGGAGGAATCTGTGTGGCCAATCACACCTCCCCGATTGATATCGTAATTCTCTGCAACGATGGGTGTTACGCCATG GTGGGCCAGTCACATGGTGGTCTGATGGGAGTGCTGCAGAGGGCCATGGCCAGGTCCTGTCCTCACATCTGGTTTGAGAGAGCTGATATGAAAGATCGCCACCTGGTGGCCAAGAG GTTGACGGATCATGTGAATGACAACACAAAGCTTCCTATATTGATCTTTCCAGAAG caagcagttgcttatcaacagagtTTGTTGTTAGcatgaccatctgtagagcatctacagatggaaaaTCCGGACTATCCGAATCGGTAAGTGCTACATTGGCCAAATGGATTAGCATGAAGTTGCCCTTAGACACTGATTTAAGCCAGTGCCTTGGTTAG